A single window of Culicoides brevitarsis isolate CSIRO-B50_1 chromosome 3, AGI_CSIRO_Cbre_v1, whole genome shotgun sequence DNA harbors:
- the LOC134834008 gene encoding zinc carboxypeptidase-like isoform X1: MNNFFRRFLTPLAATSRKMSSIGKARYDNYALYRVHIKTEAQVKTLQELEEKSDSYVFIGHALRPDQKLVIMVSAHKLAEIEEIIARYGFGKEILHPNIQELIDQEAVRVKPVDTKPENVDWNNYWQLDTINKWLDWLAAKHSFITTVDLGESYEGQTVKGVKFAKNDTNPTIFIEAGIHAREWISPATTTFIINQLVESSRPEVQELANNFNWFFFPVVNPDGYRYTFEKDRLWRKNRKPYGLYLGVDLNRNFDANWNGTGSSSDPSRYDFCGAGPFSEPETANIDNFFKAHGKKERINTYIALHSFSQLMMFPYGHKTEKPPNYDDLKAIGEKAVAAIKEKHGKTYICGSSIETIYPSSGGSNDWVYEKGFADISYIIELRGPADSTNMFILPADEITPVGEEILEAFIALLKEGKARGYYN, translated from the exons atgaataattttttcagacgATTTCTCACGCCACTCG ctGCAACATCCCGCAAAATGTCTTCCATCGGTAAAGCCAGATACGACAACTACGCCCTTTATCGCGTGCACATCAAAACCGAAGCCCAAGTCAAGACGCTGCAAGAGCTCGAAGAGAAAAGCGACAGTTATGTGTTCATCGGGCACGCTCTTCGGCCCGACCAAAAGCTCGTAATCATGGTTTCAGCGCACAAATTGGCCGAAATTGAGGAAATTATCGCTCGTTATGGCTTCGGCAAGGAAATTTTGCATCCGAATATTCAGGAATTGATTGACCAGGAAGCTGTTCGTGTCAAACCGGTTGATACCAAGCCCGAAAACGTCGATTGGAACAATTATTGGCAACTTGATACGATTAACAAGTGGCTGGATTGGCTTGCGGCGAAACATTCGTTCATCACGACAGTCGATTTGGGCGAAAGTTACGAGGGACAGACCGTAAAAGGTGTTAAATTCGCGAAAAATGACACCAATCCAACGATTTTTATCGAAGCTGGCATTCATGCGAGAGAATGGATTAGTCCCGCGACAACTACTTTCATCATTAATCAACTTGTCGAGTCGTCAC gTCCCGAAGTGCAGGAATTGGCAAACAACTTCAATTGGTTCTTCTTTCCTGTTGTCAATCCCGACGGATATCGTTATACCTTCGAAAAAGATCGACTTTGGCGCAAAAATCGCAAACCCTACGGACTTTACTTGGGCGTCGATCTCAATCGAAACTTTGATGCCAACTGGAACGGCACCGGTTCGAGCTCCGATCCTTCGAGATACGATTTTTGCGGTGCGGGACCCTTTAGTGAGCCCGAAACTGCCAATATTGACAACTTTTTCAAGGCGCACGGCAAAAAAGAACGCATAAATACCTACATTGCCCTGCACTCGTTCTCGCAATTGATGATGTTTCCGTACGGGCACAAAACGGAAAAGCCGCCAAATTACGACGACCTCAAGGCAATTGGCGAAAAAGCGGTGGCAGCAATCAAGGAAAAGCATGGAAAGACGTACATTTGTGGCAGCAGCATCGAAACAATTTATCCCAGCTCCGGCGGCAGCAACGATTGGGTTTATGAGAAAGGTTTCGCGGACATTTCGTACATAATTGAGTTGCGGGGACCAGCTGACAGCACGAATATGTTCATTTTGCCGGCTGATGAGATCACGCCCGTGGGCGAGGAGATTCTTGAAGCGTTTATTGCGCTACTTAAAGAGGGAAAGGCTCGTGGTTACTATAACTGA
- the LOC134834008 gene encoding zinc carboxypeptidase-like isoform X2, with product MSSIGKARYDNYALYRVHIKTEAQVKTLQELEEKSDSYVFIGHALRPDQKLVIMVSAHKLAEIEEIIARYGFGKEILHPNIQELIDQEAVRVKPVDTKPENVDWNNYWQLDTINKWLDWLAAKHSFITTVDLGESYEGQTVKGVKFAKNDTNPTIFIEAGIHAREWISPATTTFIINQLVESSRPEVQELANNFNWFFFPVVNPDGYRYTFEKDRLWRKNRKPYGLYLGVDLNRNFDANWNGTGSSSDPSRYDFCGAGPFSEPETANIDNFFKAHGKKERINTYIALHSFSQLMMFPYGHKTEKPPNYDDLKAIGEKAVAAIKEKHGKTYICGSSIETIYPSSGGSNDWVYEKGFADISYIIELRGPADSTNMFILPADEITPVGEEILEAFIALLKEGKARGYYN from the exons ATGTCTTCCATCGGTAAAGCCAGATACGACAACTACGCCCTTTATCGCGTGCACATCAAAACCGAAGCCCAAGTCAAGACGCTGCAAGAGCTCGAAGAGAAAAGCGACAGTTATGTGTTCATCGGGCACGCTCTTCGGCCCGACCAAAAGCTCGTAATCATGGTTTCAGCGCACAAATTGGCCGAAATTGAGGAAATTATCGCTCGTTATGGCTTCGGCAAGGAAATTTTGCATCCGAATATTCAGGAATTGATTGACCAGGAAGCTGTTCGTGTCAAACCGGTTGATACCAAGCCCGAAAACGTCGATTGGAACAATTATTGGCAACTTGATACGATTAACAAGTGGCTGGATTGGCTTGCGGCGAAACATTCGTTCATCACGACAGTCGATTTGGGCGAAAGTTACGAGGGACAGACCGTAAAAGGTGTTAAATTCGCGAAAAATGACACCAATCCAACGATTTTTATCGAAGCTGGCATTCATGCGAGAGAATGGATTAGTCCCGCGACAACTACTTTCATCATTAATCAACTTGTCGAGTCGTCAC gTCCCGAAGTGCAGGAATTGGCAAACAACTTCAATTGGTTCTTCTTTCCTGTTGTCAATCCCGACGGATATCGTTATACCTTCGAAAAAGATCGACTTTGGCGCAAAAATCGCAAACCCTACGGACTTTACTTGGGCGTCGATCTCAATCGAAACTTTGATGCCAACTGGAACGGCACCGGTTCGAGCTCCGATCCTTCGAGATACGATTTTTGCGGTGCGGGACCCTTTAGTGAGCCCGAAACTGCCAATATTGACAACTTTTTCAAGGCGCACGGCAAAAAAGAACGCATAAATACCTACATTGCCCTGCACTCGTTCTCGCAATTGATGATGTTTCCGTACGGGCACAAAACGGAAAAGCCGCCAAATTACGACGACCTCAAGGCAATTGGCGAAAAAGCGGTGGCAGCAATCAAGGAAAAGCATGGAAAGACGTACATTTGTGGCAGCAGCATCGAAACAATTTATCCCAGCTCCGGCGGCAGCAACGATTGGGTTTATGAGAAAGGTTTCGCGGACATTTCGTACATAATTGAGTTGCGGGGACCAGCTGACAGCACGAATATGTTCATTTTGCCGGCTGATGAGATCACGCCCGTGGGCGAGGAGATTCTTGAAGCGTTTATTGCGCTACTTAAAGAGGGAAAGGCTCGTGGTTACTATAACTGA
- the LOC134834233 gene encoding zinc carboxypeptidase-like — protein MASPKARYDHYRLYRVHLATDEQLKTFQELEARSDSYVFYGHARVVGQKVTLMVAAHKIAEFAVDILDKYGVQYELLECNMQRKMDVEATNVLPKDTKAENFDWEHYFHLETINNWLEKCVSEYSFVSSLSLGDSFEGLPIKGVKIAFGGDEKPAIFVEGGIHAREWISPATATYILNEILTSKDEKIVDLRENYTWYFFPVVNPDGYKFTFEHDRLWRKNRQPHSLVYKGVDLNRNFDSAWNGNGSSADPANYDYAGSKAFSEPESAAIAKFILENGKKIKSYIALHSYSQLVMFPFGHTAEPIRNYEDHKRIVEKAKIAIHETHGKVYNVGSKHETIYPSSGGSIDWAYDTGKIPISVTFELRGPPDSADMFILPAEEIIPTAQEALAAFIAIVNEAKLLGYYKNV, from the exons atgg CAAGTCCCAAGGCTCGTTATGATCATTATCGTCTCTACAGAGTTCATTTAGCAACCGATGAGCAACTGAAGACGTTCCAGGAACTCGAAGCTCGTAGTGACAGCTATGTTTTTTACGGGCATGCACGAGTTGTGGGTCAAAAAGTCACTTTGATGGTCGCTGCACATAAAATTGCGGAATTTGCTGTTGATATTTTGGATAAATATGGCGTTCAATACGAATTATTG gagtgTAATATGCAACGAAAAATGGATGTCGAAGCAACAAATGTTCTTCCGAAGGAcacaaaagccgaaaatttcGACTGGGAGCATTACTTTCACCTGGAAACGATCAATAACTGGCTTGAAAAATGCGTTTCGGAGTATTCATTCGTGTCGTCTCTCAGTCTTGGTGACAGCTTCGAAGGATTGCCGATCAAAGGTGTGAAAATCGCATTTGGAGGCGATGAAAAACCCGCAATTTTCGTCGAAGGAGGCATTCATGCGCGAGAATGGATTAGTCCAGCGACAGCTACGTAcattttgaacgaaattttaacGTCGaaggatgaaaaaattgtggatTTGCGTGAAAATTACACTTGGTACTTCTTTCCCGTTGTCAATCCCGATGGTTACAAGTTCACGTTCGAGCATGATCGGTTATGGCGCAAGAATCGTCAACCACATTCGTTGGTTTACAAAGGTGTTGATTTAAATCGAAACTTTGACAGTGCATGGAATGGCAACGGATCGAGTGCAGATCCCGCGAATTACGATTATGCCGGAAGTAAAGCGTTTTCGGAGCCAGAAAGTGCAGCAATTGCCAAATTTATCCTCGAGAAtggcaagaaaattaaaagttacatTGCGCTTCACTCGTATTCGCAGCTTGTTATGTTTCCCTTTGGTCATACAGCGGAGCCCATTAG aaactACGAGGATCACAAACGCATCgtagaaaaagcaaaaatcgcCATTCACGAAACGCACGGAAAAGTTTACAACGTTGGAAGTAAACACGAAACAATTTACCCGTCGAGCGGCGGAAGCATTGATTGGGCTTACGACACTGGAAAAATCCCCATTTCTGTAACTTTTGAGCTGCGAGGTCCTCCCGACAGTGCCGACATGTTTATTCTGCCAGCCGAAGAAATTATTCCAACGGCCCAAGAAGCACTCGCAGCTTTTATTGCGATCGTCAATGAAGCAAAACTACTCGGCTACtataaaaatgtctaa
- the LOC134833997 gene encoding SET domain-containing protein SmydA-8-like, whose translation MSETEITGNICAVCGITAVQRCTGCLAVTYCGKEHQVQDWKRGHKNVCKAYEVVVNDDLGRYCIATKNIKKGDVLLREKPSIIGPKTVTPAICLTCHKFMMPAPGESNFTLCSLCRWPMCSYICESSPLHKDECELFVRKKFDPNIKFSKLGKVESNYCSIMALRMLMLKEKDPKLYKKLMTLESHLDQRRNTSLYQLLGMNLPMCLKMLLGREKVDRETALNLCGIFDTNCFDVKVPGAKVNARGIYFEAAMFSHSCRPNARHLFKPNYDIVIFATTDIKKGDIISLSYTQPLKCTLERRLHLKEAKCFDCFCERCKDPTEFGLYMNSILCTSCQTGKLVQIAPETDIESDFKCDTCEATFDIEDVKETKKTIQDAIKGADKSSPDDFEAILEMYKNTFPPNASAFLEIKYALLQLYGNPNDLSPEKLQRKIDLCVELLEISKILDPDYGALRTTLLKELQACLIVFFKTAEETKEYKELYEEAVNIKQFEEKLIK comes from the exons ATGAGCGAAACCGAAATAACCGGGAATATTTGTGCCGTTTGCGGTATCACGGCAGTGCAACGATGTACGGGCTGTCTTGCGGTCACGTATTGCGGCAAAGAGCATCAAGTACAGGACTGGAAAAGGGGCCACAAGAACGTTTGCAAGGCGTATGAG gttgtTGTCAATGACGATCTCGGACGTTACTGCATCGCcacaaaaaacatcaaaaaaggcGATGTACTTTTGCGTGAGAAGCCTTCCATCATCGGCCCAAAAACCGTTACGCCCGCCATTTGTCTCACGTGTCACAAATTTATGATGCCAGCTCCGGGCGAAAGTAATTTCACGCTTTGTTCGTTGTGTCGATGGCCGATGTGCAGCTACATTTGCGAAAGTAGTCCCCTGCACAAGGACGAGTGCGAGTTGTTTGTCCGCAAAAAATTCGATCCGAACataaaattcagcaaattggGCAAAGTTGAGTCAAATTACTGCAGCATTATGGCTTTGCGGATGCTGATGCTGAAGGAAAAGGACccaaaattgtacaaaaaactcaTGACGCTCGAAAGTCATTTGGATCAACGGAGGAATACGTCGTTGTATCAGTTGCTGGGCATGAATTTGCCAATGTGTTTGAAAATGTTGCTCGGGCGGGAGAAAGTTGATCGCGAAACGGCGCTGAATTTGTGCGGAATTTTCGATACAAATTGTTTTGATGTTAAAGTACCGGGTGCCAAAGTCAATGCACGGGGGATTTACTTTGAGGCTGCCATGTTTTCGCACAGTTGTCGCCCGAATGCACGTCACTTGTTCAAACCAAACTACGATATCGTCATTTTTGCCACAA CTGACATCAAAAAGGGCGATATTATTAGTTTATCGTACACCCAACCACTGAAATGCACGCTCGAACGTCGTTTACATCTGAAGGAGGCAAAATGTTTTGATTGCTTTTGCGAAAGGTGTAAGGATCCCACAGAATTCGGCTTGTACATGAACTCCATCCTTTGTACGAGCTGCCAAACGGGAAAG CTGGTACAAATTGCGCCCGAAACGGATATCGAGAGCGACTTTAAATGCGACACGTGCGAGGCAACTTTCGACATTGAGGATGTCAAGGAGACGAAAAAAACTATTCAAGATGCCATCAAGGGTGCCGATAAGTCGTCGCCAGATGATTTTGAGGCGATTCTCGAAATGTACAAAAACACGTTCCCGCCAAATGCCTCCGCTTTCCTCGAAATTAAATATGCATTGCTACAGTTGTACGGAAATCCAAACG ATCTAAGCCCCGAAAAACTCCAAAGAAAAATCGACTTGTGTGTCGAACTCCTTGAAATCAGCAAAATTTTGGATCCCGACTACGGTGCATTACGAACGACGTTACTGAAGGAGTTGCAAGCATGTCTCATTGTCTTTTTCAAGACAGcg GAGGAAACAAAGGAATACAAGGAATTGTACGAAGAAGCTGTCAACATCAAGCAATTCgaggaaaaattaatcaaataa
- the LOC134836147 gene encoding uncharacterized protein LOC134836147 isoform X2 translates to MFKQHLQMIGYNETPNKKAKFWQSYVRSLKGSDDIRAQETSRWDRRPFAHLFEDHEIPHHRILVPGYRYLPVHRETYGYSPRPIYPSHYRSYEKLRPALLKAKTLEDTERAMGDHLKNLREIEHRYPSRYGLYLRDRPHSLLPQDIEYEPETKPY, encoded by the exons ATGTTTAAGCAACATCTACAAATGATCGGGTACAATGAAACCCCCAACAAGAAAGCCAAATTTTGGCAATCATACGTTAGATCATTGAAGG gatctGATGATATTCGTGCCCAAGAAACATCCAGATGGGATCGTCGCCCATTCGCCCACTTGTTCGAAGACCACGAAATCCCACACCACAGAATTCTCGTACCCGGATACCGTTACTTGCCAGTGCACAGAGAAACTTATGGATATTCACCAAGACCAATCTATCCATCACACTATCGTTCATACGAAAAACTTAGGCCAG ctCTCTTGAAAGCCAAGACCTTGGAAGATACCGAACGCGCCATGGGTGATCACTTGAAGAACCTCAGGGAGATTGAACACag atATCCATCCCGTTATGGCTTGTACTTGAGAGACCGACCCCATTCACTTCTCCCACAGGATATTGAATATGAGCCAGAAACTAAgccatattaa
- the LOC134836147 gene encoding uncharacterized protein LOC134836147 isoform X1 — protein sequence MFKQHLQMIGYNETPNKKAKFWQSYVRSLKGSDDIRAQETSRWDRRPFAHLFEDHEIPHHRILVPGYRYLPVHRETYGYSPRPIYPSHYRSYEKLRPVVPNIYPNRYLSSEPVDYSLWRWNLAQRRALLKAKTLEDTERAMGDHLKNLREIEHRYPSRYGLYLRDRPHSLLPQDIEYEPETKPY from the exons ATGTTTAAGCAACATCTACAAATGATCGGGTACAATGAAACCCCCAACAAGAAAGCCAAATTTTGGCAATCATACGTTAGATCATTGAAGG gatctGATGATATTCGTGCCCAAGAAACATCCAGATGGGATCGTCGCCCATTCGCCCACTTGTTCGAAGACCACGAAATCCCACACCACAGAATTCTCGTACCCGGATACCGTTACTTGCCAGTGCACAGAGAAACTTATGGATATTCACCAAGACCAATCTATCCATCACACTATCGTTCATACGAAAAACTTAGGCCAG TCGTGCCCAATATTTACCCAAACCGTTACTTAAGCAGTGAGCCCGTCGACTACAGCTTATGGCGATGGAATTTGGCACAACGGAGAG ctCTCTTGAAAGCCAAGACCTTGGAAGATACCGAACGCGCCATGGGTGATCACTTGAAGAACCTCAGGGAGATTGAACACag atATCCATCCCGTTATGGCTTGTACTTGAGAGACCGACCCCATTCACTTCTCCCACAGGATATTGAATATGAGCCAGAAACTAAgccatattaa